In Dehalococcoidia bacterium, the following are encoded in one genomic region:
- a CDS encoding Zn-ribbon domain-containing OB-fold protein has protein sequence MAEAPTAEKPQEKTQKPIVPFLRIPADGGKPYLQGSRCKDCGATYLGGRMACSKCFSTEPMEDIKLSDKGELHVFSIVHQSAPGVPTPYVAAIVDLPEGVSVRCNIAGVEPDPQNLKFGMPVQMTTETIRTDREGNDVVAFSFRPA, from the coding sequence TTGGCAGAAGCACCGACCGCGGAGAAGCCGCAAGAGAAGACACAGAAACCGATCGTCCCCTTCCTGAGAATCCCGGCTGACGGTGGCAAGCCGTACCTGCAAGGTTCGCGCTGCAAGGACTGCGGCGCGACGTATCTTGGCGGCCGCATGGCGTGCAGCAAGTGCTTCTCGACGGAGCCGATGGAGGACATCAAGCTCAGCGACAAGGGCGAGTTGCACGTCTTTTCGATCGTGCACCAGTCGGCGCCCGGCGTGCCGACGCCATACGTGGCCGCGATCGTCGACCTGCCGGAAGGCGTGAGCGTGCGCTGCAACATCGCGGGCGTCGAGCCGGACCCGCAGAACCTGAAGTTCGGCATGCCGGTGCAGATGACGACGGAGACGATCCGCACGGACCGCGAGGGCAACGACGTCGTCGCGTTCAGCTTTCGCCCGGCCTGA
- a CDS encoding thiolase family protein, whose protein sequence is MRDVAVIGVGMIKFGRYPEKTVPELAAQAILLALKDAGATMKDIELMTSGNLYQSNAMIGQRILQVIGQTGIPIINVANACATGSTAFREAYMSVASGAYDMALAVGSEQMGKMGLLGGGGGGGDPAYSTEGVLGSGLMPAVFGMAGVEHMRKYGTTQEQFAKVSVKNHKHSMHNPYSQYQTEVGLEDVLNARVVSWPNTLYMCCPTGDGAAAAIVCSMDKARQFTTKPIRIAASVLTSDPWTQRDLTMPDINTLTRNAAKEAYEKAGITPEDLDLIELHDCFATAEILHYENLGICGEGEAGRMIDEGATTVGGKIPVNASGGLLSKGHPLGATGVANVCEVVWHLRGEAGNRQVEGAKVGLAHVIGLGSACTIQVLEK, encoded by the coding sequence ATGCGTGACGTAGCAGTTATCGGCGTCGGAATGATCAAGTTCGGGCGCTACCCGGAGAAGACGGTCCCCGAGCTGGCGGCGCAGGCGATCTTGCTCGCGCTGAAGGACGCCGGCGCGACGATGAAAGACATCGAACTGATGACGAGCGGGAACCTGTACCAGTCGAATGCGATGATTGGCCAGCGCATTTTGCAGGTTATTGGCCAGACGGGTATTCCGATCATCAACGTCGCGAACGCGTGCGCGACGGGATCGACGGCGTTCCGCGAAGCGTACATGTCCGTGGCATCAGGCGCGTATGACATGGCGCTGGCGGTCGGCTCCGAGCAGATGGGCAAGATGGGGCTGCTCGGCGGAGGCGGCGGGGGCGGCGACCCGGCGTACAGCACGGAAGGAGTGCTGGGCTCCGGGCTGATGCCGGCCGTCTTCGGCATGGCGGGCGTCGAGCACATGCGCAAGTACGGCACGACGCAGGAGCAGTTCGCGAAGGTGTCGGTCAAGAACCACAAGCACTCGATGCACAACCCGTACTCGCAGTACCAGACGGAAGTCGGGCTCGAGGACGTGTTGAACGCGCGCGTCGTCTCGTGGCCGAACACGCTGTACATGTGTTGCCCAACGGGCGACGGCGCGGCGGCGGCGATCGTCTGTTCGATGGATAAGGCACGGCAGTTCACGACGAAGCCGATCCGCATTGCGGCATCGGTGTTGACGAGCGACCCGTGGACGCAGCGCGACCTGACGATGCCTGACATCAACACGCTGACGCGCAACGCCGCGAAAGAAGCGTACGAGAAGGCGGGCATCACGCCGGAGGACCTGGACCTGATCGAACTGCACGACTGCTTCGCGACGGCCGAGATCCTGCACTACGAGAACCTCGGCATCTGCGGCGAAGGCGAAGCCGGGCGGATGATCGATGAAGGCGCGACGACGGTCGGGGGCAAGATCCCGGTGAACGCGAGCGGCGGCTTGCTGTCGAAGGGGCACCCGCTGGGCGCGACGGGCGTCGCAAACGTGTGCGAGGTGGTGTGGCACCTGCGCGGCGAGGCGGGCAACCGGCAGGTCGAAGGCGCGAAGGTCGGACTGGCGCACGTGATCGGGCTGGGGTCGGCGTGCACGATCCAGGTGTTGGAGAAGTAG
- a CDS encoding DUF262 domain-containing protein yields the protein MAVNVNLDALIPRADFDILGVENASQSQPPSTMTIRDLERGTGFFFATLRKPDFQRETASWSPQKVTDFIKTFVTGDLIPAIILWRAPGHTFVIDGSHRLSALIAWVNEDYGDGEISRDFFTHLIVPTQEKVAERTRRMIKAEVGSYKDHQFALHNPQKSKPAVAERAKLLGQISVALQWVSGNSAKAEASFFKINQEAVPIDKTELRLLKARNHPNALAARAIIRAGTGHKYWSGFDGGKQQEIESLAREIHENLFTPLLSTPIKTLDLPVAGQSYSSQTLPLVFELVNVANDHNNGNVLGDDLSGVETIKFMKGVRKISDRIAGAHPSSLGLHPVVYFYSVEGRFQPTSFLAVISLVKSFDKENLFHTFTTHRRDFEEFLLKHKGWTIQVVGKWGSGLKGFDKLKDLYRLILDGVIAGKSESKIRASVLTNPVFDFLAAKPITKTEVGRDFSKETKSQAFIRKAIDSPVRCNICGARLHLKSISIDHDLRKDDGGIGELDNAQPTHPFCNTGYKEKMAALAATQSGA from the coding sequence ATGGCTGTCAACGTCAACCTTGATGCACTGATCCCTAGGGCGGACTTCGACATTCTCGGTGTTGAGAACGCATCTCAGTCGCAGCCGCCGTCAACCATGACGATCCGCGATCTTGAGCGCGGCACTGGATTCTTCTTTGCCACGCTGCGGAAGCCAGATTTTCAGCGCGAAACAGCAAGTTGGTCGCCTCAGAAAGTAACCGACTTCATCAAAACGTTCGTCACTGGCGATCTGATCCCTGCGATCATCCTTTGGCGCGCGCCTGGGCACACTTTCGTGATCGATGGCTCTCACCGACTAAGTGCACTCATCGCATGGGTCAATGAGGACTACGGTGACGGCGAGATCTCTAGAGATTTCTTCACGCACTTGATTGTCCCGACGCAAGAGAAGGTGGCGGAGCGGACGAGGCGCATGATCAAGGCCGAAGTCGGGTCCTATAAGGATCACCAGTTCGCGTTGCACAACCCGCAAAAGTCCAAGCCTGCGGTAGCCGAGCGGGCCAAGCTCCTCGGACAGATCTCCGTAGCTTTGCAATGGGTGAGCGGTAATTCCGCGAAGGCCGAAGCCTCTTTCTTCAAGATTAATCAGGAGGCCGTGCCGATCGACAAGACGGAACTTCGTCTACTCAAAGCGCGCAACCATCCCAATGCTCTGGCGGCTCGTGCGATTATTCGCGCGGGAACCGGCCACAAGTATTGGTCGGGCTTCGATGGCGGAAAGCAGCAAGAGATCGAATCTCTCGCGCGCGAGATTCACGAAAACCTTTTTACGCCCCTGCTCAGTACGCCTATCAAGACTCTTGATCTGCCGGTGGCCGGACAGAGTTACTCGTCACAGACATTGCCGCTTGTCTTCGAGTTGGTGAATGTGGCGAACGACCACAACAACGGGAACGTGTTGGGCGACGATCTCAGCGGCGTTGAGACAATCAAATTCATGAAGGGAGTGCGGAAGATCTCTGATCGGATTGCGGGAGCTCATCCCTCATCGTTGGGGTTGCATCCCGTCGTGTACTTCTACAGCGTCGAAGGTCGATTTCAACCGACATCATTCCTGGCAGTCATTAGCTTAGTAAAGTCGTTCGACAAGGAAAACCTGTTTCACACCTTCACCACGCACCGAAGGGATTTTGAGGAATTCCTGTTGAAGCACAAAGGTTGGACCATTCAGGTCGTCGGGAAGTGGGGCAGTGGGCTCAAAGGCTTCGACAAACTAAAGGATCTGTACCGACTGATCCTCGATGGAGTCATTGCGGGGAAGTCGGAAAGCAAGATCCGTGCATCTGTCCTGACCAATCCGGTGTTCGATTTCCTCGCGGCGAAACCGATCACGAAAACAGAGGTTGGTCGCGACTTTTCGAAGGAAACGAAGTCCCAGGCGTTCATCCGCAAGGCCATCGATAGTCCGGTGCGTTGCAACATTTGTGGGGCGCGGCTCCACCTCAAATCGATCAGCATCGACCACGACCTACGAAAGGACGATGGCGGAATAGGCGAGTTGGACAACGCTCAGCCGACACATCCATTTTGCAATACCGGCTACAAAGAGAAGATGGCGGCCCTGGCAGCCACACAGTCGGGCGCGTGA